The sequence CCGGTCACTTCCAAGCCGCGTCGCTCTGAAGCTTTAACATCTCGTCAACCCTGTTTGGAGGCGGCGCCAGAGCCTCAAGCTGTTCGCAAGGTCGGGACGACATCGTCGCAGAGGGCGAGCGCGGGTTTCGGACAAGAGTCGGGGTCGGTGGTGATGGGTCGGACGTTCCGGATCAAGGTGCGCATGCGCCGCTTCAGGCGACAGCATCCGCGTATCGCCTTCGCGCTCCGCTCCTTCATGATCTTCATGGCGACGTTCGGCGCCGCCTATGGTTTTGTCTCCGGCAGCCGTTCCGAGAATTCCGGTTACGATCCGAATGCGTTTGCGATCGGCGCGAGCTTCCTCTTCGCGCTCGCCTGTCTCGGCCTTGCCACACTGAGCATGCGGCTGCGCTTCGTCAACAAGCGGCTGCGGACGCTGGCCGCCCATAACGAGGCGCTGATAGACCGCAATTGGGAGCTCAAGGAAGCCGAAGAGCGCGCCCGCAGCCTGTTCGAGCAGCAGGGCGATCTGATCGTGCTGCGCGACGCCGAGGGCCGCATCACCTTTGCCAACGACGCCTATTGCGCGCTGGCCGGAGAGACGCGCAGCTCGCTGATCGGCACGCGCTTCGATTTCGACGTGCTGGAACAGGGCGACAGCGCGCGCGAAAGCAACGGCACACGCATTCACGACCAGAGGATCGCAACCAAGCTCGGCGCGCGTTGGATCGCCTGGCGCGAGGGCTATGTCCGGCGCGACGCCGGACAGCCCGCCGAACTCCAGAGCGTCGGGCGCGACGTCACGGACCGCACCGAGACCGAACGCGCGCTGGCCGACGCGCGCGACCAGGCCGATGCCGCCAACCGCGCCAAGTCGCGCTTCCTCGCCATGGCCTCGCACGAAATCCGCACGCCCCTCAACGGCATTCTCGGCATGGGCGGCCTGTTGCTCGACACCACGCTGACGCCGGAGCAGGCGACCTACGCCAAGGCGGTGAAAACCTCGGGCGAGGCGCTGATGGCGCTGATCGAGGAGCTGCTCGACTATTCCAAGATCGAAGCCGGCAAGCTCGATCTCGAGCTGCGTCCCTTCGCTTTGTCCACGCTGATCGAGGAAATCACCGAGCTCCTGGCGCCGCGCGCGCAGGCCAAGAACCTCGAGATCGCCTCCTATATCGACGAGCGCCTGCCGCTCGAAGTGGTGGGCGATGCCGCGCGGCTCCGCCAGGTGCTGCTCAATCTCGCCGGCAACGCCATCAAGTTCACGGCTCACGGTGGCGTCGCGCTGATCGTCGAGCCCGGGATCTGGCCGAACGAGATCAGCGTCCTGGTCCGCGACACCGGCATCGGCATCGCGCCAGAAGCGCAGTCGCGCATCTTCCACGAATTCGAGCAGGCGGACGAGCGCGTCGCACGCACTTATGGCGGCACCGGGCTCGGCCTGTCCATCAGCGAGCGCATCGTCAAGCGCATGGGCGGACGGATCACGCTGGAGAGCGAGCCGGGCAAAGGCTCGACCTTCGAGGTCGCGGTGCCGCTTGCCCCTTCACAAACAGGGAGCGGGCAGGCGGCATTTCCAAGCCCCGA comes from Bradyrhizobium sp. CCGE-LA001 and encodes:
- a CDS encoding PAS domain-containing hybrid sensor histidine kinase/response regulator; the encoded protein is MGRTFRIKVRMRRFRRQHPRIAFALRSFMIFMATFGAAYGFVSGSRSENSGYDPNAFAIGASFLFALACLGLATLSMRLRFVNKRLRTLAAHNEALIDRNWELKEAEERARSLFEQQGDLIVLRDAEGRITFANDAYCALAGETRSSLIGTRFDFDVLEQGDSARESNGTRIHDQRIATKLGARWIAWREGYVRRDAGQPAELQSVGRDVTDRTETERALADARDQADAANRAKSRFLAMASHEIRTPLNGILGMGGLLLDTTLTPEQATYAKAVKTSGEALMALIEELLDYSKIEAGKLDLELRPFALSTLIEEITELLAPRAQAKNLEIASYIDERLPLEVVGDAARLRQVLLNLAGNAIKFTAHGGVALIVEPGIWPNEISVLVRDTGIGIAPEAQSRIFHEFEQADERVARTYGGTGLGLSISERIVKRMGGRITLESEPGKGSTFEVAVPLAPSQTGSGQAAFPSPDILGKPILLVADRIEASLIARRLERWGAQTCMVADAAVAEALLPERAWHAVLVDRAIGPAIADRLSEAARTHAIQRLVLLTSSSRHETFSPAFTGFLMKPLRAASLAARLSMTPEVASPDLAPEPSAGSTVNAAPAKGLSILVAEDNEINALLMRSLLTKLGHRVVIAIHGEAALESWLAASSAGAPYDLVLMDIQMPQLDGIETTKRIRAHEAATGRQRTPILALTANTLVEDRYACFEAGMNGFLIKPLDREKLDEALAGLAASRHMAV